In Plectropomus leopardus isolate mb unplaced genomic scaffold, YSFRI_Pleo_2.0 unplaced_scaffold27858, whole genome shotgun sequence, the genomic window CTGTCATCAAAAGCACCATCACTCTCTTGTCATCCTGTTTTCTTACCCAGCATGCCCTGGCTCTTCCAGGTGTAGTCGTACCAGGTCTTGATGCGGTTCTGGACCTCTCGGGGGATGTTGTAGGACGTCATGTACTTGATGGTGCTGTCCATGCAGGCTCGGTAGTAGTTCTCCCCGGCCGTCGCAGCTCCAAACACATCTCTCATCTGCCACAGTCAGGTTTGTTAGCACTCAAAGAATCAGATTTGATCTCATTGTGTCtcactttatttacttttcattctttgttttattgtaaagcaccGCTGACGGCACAAAAACGTGTCCATGAACAAGGATCAGCAAACCCGAAGTATAAAGTCCTCTTCTGAAGACGCAGGAGGATAAATATCACCCAGAATTCAAAGTGTGTCTCTAAAAGCAAACGTGAGAAAAGTGGAAACAGTGCGATGTTCGACTGACCTGACCGATCATGATGGAGAACGCAAAGACGCCAACGAAGTAGTTGATGAGCTGGAAGCAGATCTCAAAGACGGTGGTGGGGTCCGGCAGTCCTCCGATGGTGATCAGCGTCTTCACGGCAAAATAGTAACAGCGGATATAActgcaggaaacaaaaaaaagtctgatacAGCAACGTCACATCGCTCAGCTGGAAATCAGTAACGAGCCTGTTTTAAGCCTGATGATGCAATTTTTACCAAATGTGTTGCCGCAAAAAAGGAGAATTTGAAAACTTTACAATCACCAATCTAACTGATATatgaattttgtctttttcgCTAGTTGAAGTTGATGCATTTTTACTGTCCTCCATCTAACACTCTgctctttttaaacacaaaatgaaagtgGAACATTTTATTTGCTGACTCTTTGTACAACACAGATCAGTGTTGATGTGCGGTGACAGTGTGTTTGGAGCAGAAGCAGCGTAAACTCACGCGTTGCCTTTTCCGTTGTAGACCCACTTGGTGGACCCCAGTCCTTCATAGTCTGAGCCCCAGTAGAAGAGACAGGCGTTGATGTGCAGAGAGTACAGCAAGTAGGTGGAGGTTCGGATCACTCTGgcacatgacaacaacaacaacaacaacaacgattaatcatgtttttatctgtttctgAGGCTTCACGTGCACGTCTGAATGCAGTTAGAGGTCAGGCAACGAGGCCGCTGGTCATGTTGTTTTCCTCAGCgttattcttcttcttcagagGAAATCTGTCTTGccgtccaaaaaaacacaccagactTTGCACATCGGTCCAGTTTCATGTCAAACCTcctcagctgcaaacacaagccAACAGTCCTGATGGTGGCGCTACAGAGACCgtctaattttaaatttataacaaaatatttttacatgctACAGATTTGCAAAATGTAGGCCCGACTGTGAAGAAACTTTTGTCCATGTCACTGTGGCACAGATGATGAACTGCATCactctgtttttctcaaaaactcTTAAACTAATTAAACCGATCTCATCCCACATTTTTTGCTCAGTTGACACCAAACTCACTGCGGGGCATGATTTATGATTtataatttatcaaaaactgaacccacagtgcatcaaaatgtttgactgtaaacGCTGCTGAAAACATACACGTGAAAATTCTTGGTTTAATCTTTGAAgtttatgaaaaaatgacataattttgcTGCCATGACAGATTAAGTGTGtaacatttcagaattttatctgaaaactgaatttttggcAGCATTTTGAATGCGGTTGCAGTCTGTGGGAAACTGGCCcctttaaacatcagtttttctctgATGGAGAAAATCAGTCTTCGTAACATCAAATGATCAGCGCTGGGATACTGACGCTGTGTCTGAGGTTGTGAGTTCGAGTCTCATGATGCAGAGTTGTTGTCTTCATATTCGTCGGCCGCTTGCTGCTAAAAATGCCCGGCCCCGACTCACTGCTGCACAGCGGcgataatttgtttttgtttttctggttgttGTTGTGATAAATAGTGCGTCTTTGCAAAGTGTCACTGGGATGAAACTGTCCTCACCTGTAGATGTACGCTTTCTTCATCACAGCCTCCATTCTGTCGTTGAACTCAAAGAAAGCCATGTACTGACGGAGGAAACACAGTCAGTGGATTTGATTTCTCACGCTCAGTATGAACATCTGCAGGGAGAACAAACACATCCTGACCTTCAGCAGACGAGGGAACCTCAGCAGAGAGTTCACGCCGGTGAAATAGTAAAATACCTCCATGGGAAACAGACTGATGACGTCcatctgcagacacacacagaaactacaGACTCACTGCGCTCGTGGTTAACCTGTCAAAAGTTGTTCCCCGGATCATTAAGTCTTTTCTTGCTTTATTTTGGACAGAAGTGCAGGTGTTGTTCGTACCTTAAACCTCTCGGTGGTCATGTAGTTTTCTCTCATGTCCTTTTTAtcacactgaaagaaaaaagaaatattctttGTTCAGAACTCAAATTTTcaacaaaagattttttaactttctgttgctgcactGACCACGATGTCGCCGCCGCGGACGAACTGCAGTCGTGGCTGAAAGACGAGGATGTCGGCGATGTAGATGAGGTCGCAGGTGTAATCCATCAGCAGCCACAGGTGGATGTTTTCGGGGGTCTGGTAGGGGAACGCCCAGCGGACGGGGATCAGCCACACGTTCCAGTTCCACGCCGCCACCACAAGGAAGAGCCAGAGCACGTAGATCAGGTCTGTGGAGACAGGAAGTCCTCGTCAGGTCAACAGGGTGGACTGTACCAtccatattaaccctttaaaacctgagcaacctggtttgtttttttttaaaaacataggggGAAGGCAATAAGGAAATgaacaagacatgacccaaaaattagcaaagaaaccccaagaaaatgtattaaaaattagcagcaaaaataggtaaaaaaataaagaaagaaagaaatagatttttaaaaagtcctgaAGAGAGAAACGAAGGCTCACCGCCGAACGGGTCGATGCTGGCGGGGAAGCGGTACTGCAGGATGGCTCGCAGCCAGTCTGGCATCGGGGGAAGTTTGGGCAGTTTGGGAATTTTCACTGGACGCCCCAGAAGTTCGAAAGGGAGCACGTACTCCttctccgcctcctcctcttcttctgctgctgcaggagcgTCGTCCTTCTTCtcctcaggaggaggaggaggaggaggaggagccggAGCTTTCTTCGGCGCTGTGGAGAtcagacaaaatattttaaaactcaCGGTCCAGTTTCCTGCTCGTTCTGGAGCTTTTGACCAAATAGCATGTTCTTCACCAGCagaggtgacctgtcacaatcaatgttgctgaaCACTGAAACATCACTGAAATATCCCAGACGGCCTTCGTCGAAATAATTTACTCAGCATGTAGTTTTTTCAAcgtaattcatttttttactttttcaataaAACGTCTGAGAGAAAGAATAACGTTCTCACAGGCTGAAGGACTCTCCTCCTCAGACTCGTCCGGGTCCACCAGCCGGTCCTTCTGCCGCTCCGTTCGACCTTTAAACAGCCGGACCAGCTCGCTCAGACGGTCCTGGACCACCACGCTGCCTACGCTGGCTGCAGACAGAGGACGTGTCCTGCAGGAGGGACACACGGGACGGTAAACATGGCAGACAGaggggaaagaggaggaggacagaatGTATGTCTGTATGTCTCTCACTCGTCATCTGCAGTCAGCAAGTCTCCCTGACTGGACCAGGTCTTCAGACCACTCCTGGACAGCTTGTCTCCGTCTTCATCTGCAGACAGATCTCCTGCAGCACTGAGGGCACATGGCAGGAGGACAGCAACATGGACACATGAGGACAgcaagtattattattattattattacctcgATTTATGATCATAAATCGAGGCCAGTGAGCAGTGGTGCAGGTGAGGACATGTCTCTTACCTGAGATTTGCCAGTAAGACGTCGGGGACGCTCAGAGTGCTGAGCTCTGGCTCTG contains:
- the LOC121937917 gene encoding cyclic nucleotide-gated cation channel beta-1-like, yielding PELRVEDVDQDLGQGKGLNIPKIITTPEPELSTLSVPDVLLANLSAAGDLSADEDGDKLSRSGLKTWSSQGDLLTADDETRPLSAASVGSVVVQDRLSELVRLFKGRTERQKDRLVDPDESEEESPSASPKKAPAPPPPPPPPEEKKDDAPAAAEEEEEAEKEYVLPFELLGRPVKIPKLPKLPPMPDWLRAILQYRFPASIDPFGDLIYVLWLFLVVAAWNWNVWLIPVRWAFPYQTPENIHLWLLMDYTCDLIYIADILVFQPRLQFVRGGDIVCDKKDMRENYMTTERFKMDVISLFPMEVFYYFTGVNSLLRFPRLLKCFLRQYMAFFEFNDRMEAVMKKAYIYRVIRTSTYLLYSLHINACLFYWGSDYEGLGSTKWVYNGKGNAYIRCYYFAVKTLITIGGLPDPTTVFEICFQLINYFVGVFAFSIMIGQMRDVFGAATAGENYYRACMDSTIKYMTSYNIPREVQNRIKTWYDYTWKSQGML